In Malus sylvestris chromosome 16, drMalSylv7.2, whole genome shotgun sequence, the following are encoded in one genomic region:
- the LOC126608932 gene encoding uncharacterized protein LOC126608932: MPRPGDTNPHFVRPYPSQTPEQLPQTSPHGPLVPLPQHHGQHPAPPNLRPDWPGPHHPEPPEVEPEPIQFEQVRRPRSKHQWRHSNPAGPLVSFHPQFEEQHPLTDQQTLPLVPSVPTPHPDHEDHRPRKKHQSRKTQPVVPPVAAPYHDQEDERHPKKKQKGRKTPPIVPTGPAPYHDREDKQYPWPHGSQGQPHSRRTHPQGLLIPRPQQTNVFTWSGAICCAIFWVLIIITGLVVLIIYLVFRPRTPKFDVSSATLNAAYLDMGYLLNADVTVLANFTNPNKKVSVDFSYLIIDLYYGNTLMATQYVEPFSAERSRSMFANVHMVASQVRLGVLERQRLKKQMENNRAEFEVKGYFRARANFGKILRYSYWLHGDCRVVLTRPPDGVLVTRKCKTKH, encoded by the coding sequence ATGCCTCGCCCTGGTGACACCAACCCACATTTTGTCCGGCCATATCCGTCACAAACTCCAGAACAACTTCCCCAAACATCTCCACACGGTCCATTGGTGCCACTCCCACAGCACCATGGCCAACACCCCGCGCCACCCAACCTCAGACCAGACTGGCCTGGACCGCATCACCCTGAACCACCAGAAGTCGAGCCAGAACCAATACAATTTGAGCAAGTTCGCCGGCCCCGGTCTAAGCATCAATGGCGGCATTCCAACCCAGCGGGTCCATTGGTGTCATTCCATCCACAATTCGAAGAACAACATCCGCTGACAGACCAGCAAACCCTACCACTAGTTCCATCAGTGCCAACCCCGCACCCTGATCATGAAGACCACCGTCCTCGGAAAAAGCATCAAAGCCGGAAAACCCAGCCTGTAGTTCCACCCGTGGCAGCTCCATACCATGATCAAGAAGACGAACGACATCCTAAGAAAAAGCAAAAAGGCCGGAAAACCCCGCCTATAGTTCCAACCGGGCCTGCCCCGTACCATGACCGTGAAGACAAACAATATCCCTGGCCACACGGTTCACAAGGGCAGCCGCATAGCCGACGTACTCACCCGCAGGGCTTGCTCATACCACGCCCTCAACAAACCAACGTCTTCACATGGTCCGGAGCCATTTGCTGCGCAATTTTTTGGGTTCTCATAATCATAACCGGCCTAGTGGTTCTCATAATCTATCTTGTTTTCCGTCCCCGGACTCCGAAATTCGACGTCTCTTCCGCCACGCTCAACGCAGCGTATCTTGACATGGGATATCTTCTCAATGCCGACGTTACAGTGCTGGCAAACTTCACCAACCCAAACAAGAAGGTAAGCGTCGACTTTAGCTACCTGATCATTGATCTATATTACGGAAATACCCTCATGGCCACCCAGTACGTCGAGCCCTTCTCGGCAGAGAGGAGTCGGTCCATGTTTGCAAATGTTCATATGGTGGCCAGCCAGGTGCGTCTCGGAGTGCTGGAAAGGCAAAGGCTTAAGAAGCAGATGGAGAACAATCGGGCGGAGTTTGAGGTGAAGGGGTATTTCCGGGCACGAGCTAACTTCGGAAAGATCCTCCGATACTCGTACTGGTTGCACGGTGACTGCAGAGTTGTGCTCACTAGACCTCCTGATGGAGTTCTGGTGACCAGAAAATGCAAGACAAAACACTAA